One Chromobacterium paludis genomic window carries:
- a CDS encoding ArsR/SmtB family transcription factor: MTHATDLPDISRLASLLADPGRARMLLMLLDGGSYPASELARHAGLSAQAASNHLAKLLQGGALKVEQHGRHRYYLLANAAIAQALEALSAAAHGHDLERPRAASPVSPQLRLARTCYDHLAGRLGIAIADAMQAGNLLLLNEERQFEMTARGRDWFAAALNIVEPQGGRRPQARACLDWSERRPHLAGGYGAALCREFLARNWVERRLDSRALRVTPAGLAFLREQWGIRPDSLAE, translated from the coding sequence ATGACCCACGCCACCGACCTGCCCGACATCAGCCGCCTGGCCAGCCTGCTGGCCGACCCCGGCCGCGCCCGCATGCTGCTCATGCTACTGGATGGCGGCAGCTACCCGGCCAGCGAGCTGGCGCGCCACGCCGGTCTCAGCGCCCAGGCCGCCAGCAACCACCTGGCCAAGCTACTGCAGGGCGGCGCGCTCAAAGTGGAGCAGCACGGCCGCCACCGCTACTACCTGCTGGCCAACGCCGCCATCGCCCAGGCCCTGGAAGCGCTGAGCGCGGCGGCCCACGGCCATGACCTGGAACGGCCGCGCGCGGCCAGCCCGGTCTCGCCGCAATTGCGGCTGGCGCGCACCTGCTATGACCACCTGGCGGGACGGCTGGGCATCGCCATCGCCGACGCGATGCAGGCGGGCAACTTGCTGCTGCTGAACGAGGAAAGACAGTTCGAGATGACGGCCCGCGGCCGCGACTGGTTCGCCGCGGCGCTGAATATCGTGGAACCGCAAGGCGGCCGCCGCCCGCAAGCGCGCGCCTGCCTGGACTGGAGCGAGCGGCGACCGCACCTGGCCGGCGGCTACGGCGCGGCGCTGTGCCGGGAGTTTCTGGCGCGCAACTGGGTGGAACGGCGGCTGGACAGCCGCGCGCTGCGCGTCACGCCGGCCGGGCTGGCCTTCCTGCGCGAGCAGTGGGGCATACGGCCCGATTCGCTGGCGGAGTGA
- a CDS encoding acyl-CoA thioesterase, whose product MAVFSVEFKVRDYECDMQGIVNNGVYFNYLEHARHEFLLAKGIDFAALARDKINLVVVRSELDYKASLTSGDQFSVTVAFEPVSRVRFGFRQQVVRASDGKVVLEGLIIGTAINERGRPAIPEGFAERLTA is encoded by the coding sequence GTGCGCGACTACGAGTGCGACATGCAAGGCATCGTCAACAACGGCGTGTATTTCAACTACCTGGAGCATGCCCGCCACGAGTTCCTGCTGGCCAAGGGCATAGACTTCGCCGCGTTGGCGCGCGACAAGATCAATCTGGTGGTGGTGCGTTCGGAATTGGATTACAAGGCTTCGCTGACCAGCGGCGACCAGTTTTCCGTCACCGTGGCTTTCGAGCCGGTGTCGCGGGTGCGTTTCGGCTTCCGCCAGCAGGTGGTGCGCGCGTCCGACGGCAAAGTGGTGCTGGAGGGCCTGATCATCGGCACCGCCATCAACGAGCGCGGCCGGCCGGCGATACCGGAAGGCTTTGCCGAGCGTTTGACCGCTTAG
- a CDS encoding cytochrome P450 family protein — translation MNAWPEHALAAASHRDPYPYYLELARQGWARDQRLGLWLAASHAAASAVLACPACRVRPLDEPAPAALAGLALGETFGCWLRMSEAPIHAPLRAAVAASLAAQEDERAQRRARDLARGFLAGAAPDGARLDALVDFLPAATLASLLGWPERSLLGWPERSLLGLSGQVAAWCRAVAADAGAAEREAGEAACLALHAELAALADAGWLARWRQEFGELGEDALRANLLGVLFQSRDAGAGLLAAGISWRCEGPWDWRAAAEWRRRLRADPVLHHTRRFVAEDATLAGQPLKAGDQVLVLLAAAARDPAGPGESMDFGRGRHGCPGERLALAIARGALAALEEIGPDWRALGGGLVFRGPPNVRMRRFGAGDGR, via the coding sequence ATGAACGCCTGGCCGGAGCACGCGCTGGCCGCCGCCAGCCACCGCGATCCTTATCCTTACTATCTGGAACTGGCGCGCCAGGGCTGGGCGCGCGACCAGCGCCTGGGCCTATGGCTGGCCGCTTCGCACGCGGCGGCGTCCGCCGTGCTGGCCTGTCCCGCCTGCCGCGTCCGTCCGCTGGATGAGCCGGCGCCGGCGGCCTTGGCCGGATTGGCGCTGGGGGAAACGTTTGGGTGCTGGCTGCGCATGAGTGAAGCGCCCATCCATGCGCCGTTGCGCGCGGCGGTGGCGGCTAGTTTGGCCGCGCAGGAGGATGAGAGGGCGCAGCGCCGGGCGCGGGATTTGGCGCGGGGCTTTCTGGCAGGCGCGGCGCCGGATGGCGCGCGGCTGGACGCGTTGGTCGATTTCCTGCCGGCGGCCACCTTGGCCTCGCTGCTGGGCTGGCCGGAGCGGAGTTTGCTGGGCTGGCCGGAGCGGAGTTTGCTGGGCTTGTCCGGGCAGGTCGCGGCATGGTGCCGCGCCGTGGCTGCCGATGCCGGCGCGGCGGAACGGGAGGCGGGCGAAGCGGCCTGTCTGGCGCTCCATGCGGAGCTGGCCGCGCTGGCGGACGCCGGCTGGCTGGCGCGCTGGCGACAGGAGTTTGGCGAGTTGGGCGAGGACGCGCTGCGCGCCAACCTGCTGGGCGTGCTGTTCCAGAGCCGAGACGCCGGAGCCGGCCTGCTGGCCGCCGGCATCTCCTGGCGCTGCGAAGGGCCATGGGATTGGCGCGCCGCCGCCGAATGGCGCCGCCGCCTGCGGGCCGACCCGGTGTTGCACCATACGCGGCGTTTCGTCGCCGAGGACGCGACGCTGGCCGGCCAGCCGCTGAAGGCCGGCGATCAAGTGCTGGTGTTGCTGGCCGCCGCGGCGCGGGACCCGGCAGGTCCCGGCGAGTCTATGGATTTCGGCCGCGGCCGCCATGGTTGCCCCGGCGAGCGGCTGGCCCTGGCCATCGCCCGCGGCGCGTTGGCGGCGCTGGAGGAGATCGGTCCGGATTGGCGCGCGCTGGGCGGCGGGTTGGTTTTCCGTGGTCCGCCCAATGTCAGAATGCGCCGCTTCGGCGCGGGAGACGGCAGATGA
- a CDS encoding DUF6058 family natural product biosynthesis protein, with amino-acid sequence MQALLDYLQNHFLSEPQLLHRCGLSRERLARLQREGRAPLSSYALRCSGTVTSYFGERALDGALAWYPQAMAEWLVEADQADAAALRERFERRYRAERARLAELGLADAAEANLDEEWAHFLAGTYGVCTRHGRVEEIAAKGAAVAVIDRLTARQTRAALPAGELALLRRAVEALDEAAAPFAPHERAASSRERCVNQVRRQYLGEAA; translated from the coding sequence ATGCAGGCCTTGTTGGATTATCTGCAAAACCATTTTTTGAGCGAGCCGCAGCTGTTGCATCGCTGCGGCCTGTCGCGGGAGCGACTGGCGCGGCTGCAGCGCGAAGGACGCGCGCCGCTGTCATCCTATGCATTGCGCTGCTCGGGCACCGTGACGTCGTATTTCGGGGAACGGGCGCTGGATGGTGCATTGGCCTGGTATCCGCAGGCGATGGCCGAATGGCTGGTAGAGGCGGATCAAGCCGACGCCGCCGCGCTGCGCGAGCGTTTCGAACGGCGTTATCGGGCGGAGCGGGCGCGCTTGGCTGAATTGGGGCTGGCCGATGCGGCGGAGGCGAATCTGGATGAAGAGTGGGCGCACTTCCTGGCCGGCACCTATGGCGTGTGCACGCGCCATGGCCGGGTGGAGGAGATTGCCGCCAAGGGCGCGGCAGTCGCCGTGATTGACCGGCTGACCGCGCGCCAGACACGCGCGGCCTTGCCGGCGGGCGAGCTGGCCCTGTTGCGCCGCGCGGTGGAGGCATTGGACGAGGCAGCCGCGCCGTTCGCGCCGCATGAGCGGGCCGCCAGCTCGCGCGAGCGCTGCGTCAATCAGGTGCGGCGGCAATACCTGGGAGAAGCGGCATGA